TCCGCACCTTCAGTGAGGCTCTCTGGGATGCCACCGACGAAAACCTTGTTCTGTTGGTCGTCATCAGCACCTTTTCCAGCGATATGGCCCTTTGGCACCGCGCGCCGGACGTCGGCCTGTAAACCATTCCAAAAAAACCAGAATTAACAGATTTCACATCAAGGGGCGCCCCATTGGCGACTCACTCCAGTTCTTCTACATTCGCTCGTCAAGAAGCGTAGGCATGCTGCCGGGGGAAAGCACATCACAGGCACGAGTGCAAGCGGCCATCCCGCGCCGCATACGTGCAGGGGGCCGGCACATATATCGACGGCTGCACCGACGCCTGCGTGTGTTTATAGGCGTCGCGCGGGTACGGAAATCCATTGGCCCCGTCGCAGGTGTTAGTCCAGAGTGAAGATAGCCATCCACGTTTGTCAACTCTCGAGCTCGTCTGGAGGAAGCCATTCTGCGTCTTGCAGCCAACCCACGTCGGGCGTACTTCCTGCCCGTCGATGATatgcttctccgcgccgacgcagtCGGTGACAGCGGCGGCTTCCGCGAAGGTCACAAACCCGAAGCCTCGGCTGTTTCCCGTTACCTTGTCGGTCATGACCACCACGTCTTGAACCTGTTCCAGACAAGCCGCACGCGCCCCAAAACGCATTTCGAGGCGAACGTGGAGCCTGAAGCGCAACTCGAGCCGCGACATCACAGAATACTCGGCGCTACCGCACAGACTGAGGCGCATGAGCTGGGACGGGAGGCCGGTAGGTCATCATCAGATGtgtcggggggggggggggttgcTGGAAGTCCCGTTCTGTGCGCGGATGTCTGCACATTCgtcccgccgcggcttctcctGCTACTGCGTCGCTCACCGCTCCAAACTGTTTCATGTACTCCGCGAGGCTATCGGTAGTCGTTTGCTGGCTCAAGCTACCCACGAAGACCTTgttttcctccgcggccggcaCACAGGGGGCCCGAGACGCCTGTGCGCCTCTGACGCTGTCCGTGCGCGGCTCTCCAGCAGAGGGATACGGCcccctgcctccgcgccgcacatcgcgtccgccgtcgctgcgacGGTCGGCTCCAGCGCGTGGATGTGCCGCAGGAGCAGGTCCCCCCCCCAGGCCTCCAGAGCGGTGCCGGGCGGATACGCTCCTggatgcgcagctgcggcgggcgcgccgtaGGGCGCGGGAGAGTAGGGCACTGGAACTCCAGGTGCGCCATAGACTCCCAGTGGAGCGGCGACGGGAAGCCGGTACATGGtggcgaagcagcagaaaaGAAGACTCCCTGTCTGCTGGCCTCGCGGAGAGACCCCTGCTGGACGCCAAACAGACACCAGACCTAGCTGTGCAGTTTCAAGGAAATGCGCCCTGCCAGAAAACGGACGgacggggggagggggggggggggggcagatGACCACGTAACGCGAAACATTCAGCCGCCGAGTCGCCACGGCAAGACTGACAAGAAGCACGGCACCGAGCGCAGAGGAAGTCGCGGCGGGAAAAAACACACAGAGCGCGCGATTCTCTGTGCGCTAGCACCGTACAACGGAttggaaaaagagagaaaaggaaagtACAAGGCAGAATGGACTCGTCCTCCAAGGAGGAAGTCTACTATAAGTACTAAGGCAGCTAGGCCAGCGATTCCGAACTCgacgaaagaagagaaatCCACGAGCACCCACGACGCGTGCGCCGTGGAAAGATAAACGCTAGACGGAAAACAAGCATACGCGAGACAAGCGATATTGTACAGGAGAAATTCAGTTAATTCTCTCCCTTGCTACTAACAGCGTTCTTCTTCCCGCTTGATGGGAAAGCTGATGTGCTGCCTGGtgtctgtgcatgcgcgcgtggGATGTCCGTCTCCCGGCTGGGTCGGTGAAGTCAACCCCGAGGACAGCTGCTTTTGGTAAGTTCTCTGCTCTAAAGGGATTTCTGCTTCGATAATCCTTGGTTCTCAGAATTATTACGTTTGCGCCTTCGTTCCGAGAGTAGTGAACTAGCTGGCTCCTCAATAAATGCTGCGCGAAAAACGAACCACAACGGGACGACAGGCACATCGAGCTTGACAGGATGACGACACTACCAGGTCAAGAGTCGTGCACGCCAGTTTGGCCCATGCACGTATCCAGACGGGCCTTTCTTTTGCAGAAAGGCCCTAGCTAAGAGGCGATACTGTCTTATTTCAAGGAGCCTGTGCGTCGAAGCGCCAGAAACTGGACACGAAGTGTGCCAGCGCATGAGTTCCTCTGTTGCGCCGCACGGCAACTGATGCTCTCCCGTTGTTCGTTCAATGCATCAAGTGCCAGAAAAGGACCTGCCTACGACAGCCCTGCGTCGCGTGACAGCGGCGTCTTGCGTACTCCCGGGAAGGCTCGCGACCTCGCTGGTCACCGGGTGCGTTCTCGCTGTTTTTACGCGTGTGAGGCATCACATCCTCTACAGGCAGATGTGGGCATTGAGAGATCCTCGAGGACGTTGATTGGTGGCATCCGACGTTAGCACCTTCTTTTCGGCACTGCCCTGACTCCCTCTACCCCCCATCTCAGCAGCAGGGCACTGCCGGGTCGGTGCTGCGTCTCTTTCTGGTGTTGATACCTGTTTAGGCCGGCAGGTGATTGCTTCGCACCATTTCACGCTTCACGAGGCCGATAGTCGAGTCATTCAACAAGGATCGTATCTGTAGCTGCTACTTCAGAAGCTGAACTATCGTGCGGAACCTGCGAAATCCAGAGCTACTGAAAGGAAAGGCAGGGACACCTTCGAAGCGCTTGCCCCGCCTGCCCCTCACGGAGCAGTGCCCAGGTTTTACCGCGTCAGTTTCGCACTGAACGCAAGGGAACTAGAGAAATCGTCTGGAGACAAAATAGTACTGTTCTTCTTTGGTTGGCTGGAGAACACTGAGGACACCCTCTGCTAGTGGCAGAGGTCAGTGCGCGACACGAGCGAACTTTTTCGACAAATACCAGCTCCTGTGCATACCCCACTCGACAGTGGAAAGCAGGGTGCACCCCCTAGAGGAGTTTCACTCTACGCTGTGACAGACAAAAGCTCGCTCACGAAAATTTCCCTGGGACGCAGGCATCAGGCCCAGCAACAACAAACGGGCTAGCCATCGACGTACACGTGACTTCGCCGTTTCGCCCGGTTTACCCCCGAGAAACCCACTCCTCCCCCCGAAAAGGGAGATGAACGAAACGAAGGAAAAAGGAAACATAGGAGTGGATCTTCCATGTGTTAATTCGCTCTGAAAACCCAGCCTCGGTGCTCACCGCCACAAGACGATCGTCGTCGTGTCTCCTCCGTCACGAAAAAACCGCGCCCATCGTTGTCCAGCCGTGAGTGTCCCTTTTTCAACCGGGAGGAGGCAattttctgcttttcttcAACCTAGAGGCAGTGAACCGAATTTTTCCAATGCCGTCTCGCATCTCTCTGCACATTGAAAAGGCTTCATTCAGTCTTTTGTGACTCCAAGGGCAGGGTGTGCTGTCAGCCTTTCCCGTATGGGCTGTCTACACCGCTGTCGCATGCGCATTCGCCGCAGCCAGGCATGACACGGGGTAGAAGAGGCGTCAACCGAATGACAGAGTTGTATTGTGCTGATCCCGACGCGGCTTTGGGGAGTTCTACCTTTGATACACTCCCTTTCCACGAGCCTTGCTCCCTAACGGTGACTGGCTGGCAGCTCGAAAGACGTGCTGCAGATCTGGTTCGGATGCGAGCGACGCCCAATTTAGGGGCAGCTTCGTCGCTTGGCGTGCCGCGTGgtgagagaagagaaggcggcgtgGTCATGGACGCCATCAACTTGTGTGTTTGAGAAACGACTTACTTGTCTAGAGTTTCCGCTGTCGGCTGAAGGCGCGTTTCTCGTTTCTGGTAACGGCCCTAGTGTCTATTCTGTGCGCGGCGCATGGATCGCCTGCGGCCACGAGCGGGTCTTCACTGACACATTAAGGAACGACCCCTCTTTCCGCGAACCCCGTTTTCCTGATTGCACCGCTGACGCAAGCGAGCGCATGGCGGCGGTTGTTGCTCGGCATTTTTGCGTGACAGATCGCCCCGCGATACCGGCAGGACGTGgacacagacgcgcagctggACTTTTCATCAAAACCATGTTCCGACGCAGATTCAACGAAGCTCCTCAGCTCAGCGCGTTCCTTCTTGCAACACGAGTGCATTTCAAACACTTCTCTTGCGTCTCCGTTTGGGAAGGCAGCCATGGAGCGTGAGTCAGTTTCCGGCGCTTTGCCTGCGCCCTCAGGCTTTATGACGGTACcaggagacgaagcggatCGCGTGGCTCCCCTTCGCACACAAGTTACGGTCACGGAAGACACGAGTGAGCTGGAAGATCCCATTGTTTGGATCGACTGCGAGATGACAGGGCTGGACCTGGAGACTGACCAGATTATCGAAATTGCGGTCGTCGTGACAGACGGCCAGTGCCGGCGTCGCGTGGCTGGGCCCAACCTCATCATTcacgcgagcgacgagctCCTGGACGGCATGGATGAATGGTGCAGAAAAACACACGGACGCTCAGGCCTGACTGAAGCTTGCCGTAAGTCGGCCCTGACGGTGGCTGAGGCTGAGGATCTGATTCTCACGTTTGTCCAGAAGCACGTCCCAACTACGCGGATTGCGCCACTCGGTGGCAACAGCGTCCATGTGGACAGACAGTTTCTCCTGAAACAAATGCCAAGACTTGTCGCTCATCTCAGCTACCGCATCATCGACGTTTCGACCTTGAAGGAACTCGCGATGCGGTGGAAGCCAGAGTTGCCGCTTTTCAAAAAGAGCACAAACCACCGCGCACTCGAAGACATTCACGGAAGCATCGACGAACTGCTGTATTACCGCCAGCGTCTGATTCGACATTCAGAATGACGCCTATGCGTTTCAAAACCCCCTTCTCGAGCGTGTTCGGATCGCGCCTCTTTTTCCCTCTCCAGTATCGGTGGCGATACTCAACGGGAAATCTCGCAGTGCCCGCATTTGTCGTACCAGAAAATGCCCTGTACAGCACCACAGAGGGCCGCCCGTGTGGTAGGGTGTCGTTCTGGTCAGTGAAGGAACTTCGGTTCTTACTTAAGCCACGGCGAAGCAGGCCCCAAGGCAGCTGTCTGTCACCCGAACTCAGGCTGGCTGTCTTTCAAAATGTACAGATTCGAGAAAAACAACGCATGGCTGTATCCCACATGCGTCGGAATGATGCAAAATGGGCCAGCGTCTGCATAGTTCCGAGTTCGAGTCTACTTTAACGCTTTACGCTTTGTCTGCGGTAGTCGTGTTTGTTGTACGCGTAGAGTTTGGCAGCGTCGATACTATTAAACGCGGCACTGGACTCCACATCGCACTTTTCTACGTTCATGCCACGCGTGTAGCCGCAGGGAGAACCTAACGGTTGCCCAGTGTTTGTAGACAGCGTATACATGTCTTTGCCTCCCAGTTTACATACAGGTGgacgggaggaggaggggacGGGGCGCCATGTCCACCCATATAATAAAAATGACCTGCCTTTTTTTTTTGTATGAATGTAGACGCGCTTCGTGGGAAGCAGACGCAGTGATCAGATGAGTTTGCCGGGGGTGCACAAAAGAGGTGTCACGAGGACTGTGAAGTCGTCGAGCGCATAGACTCGGGGGCTGCTGCGAATGCAGCGATACATGTGCGCTCCTGTTTGTAGCGTTTTGCGGCCGTCTTACGCCAGAGAATATATTTTCCAGTGCGCTTCTGGTGCAGTTGTGAGACTGCGGGAACTATTTTGTGCCGACAAAGCATGTGAAGACTGACAGACCGACGTTTTCATAAAAACTGAGAAACCACCAACCGAGCAACGCAGGAACTAGCTAGGAAGCCTGTACCAGGCAAATACCTGAACGTATATGCCATCTGCAACCTCTGGTGAACAACGCCAGAAATGAACAGGCCGAGCGAGACGTTCACACTCCTTTGATATTCCCAGCCCCTGACAGCCTAATTTCCCCAGTTTGCTGACGACGTACGCGGCTGCTCATGTGcgtatatagatatatagatatataaatgtatatatatttgtacgCGTGCATCAAGAGTCGGACTGAAGCTAAAGCACTTTCCGAGACGGTCCAGCGACGCGTCTGTTTGCTGGCTGAGACTAGGGAGCTACATGTGTAAGGCTTTCAGCGCCTGGCCAGCAGAGCGGCTTCGACGGGCGCAGACGGATACGGAAACTTTGGGGCCGTGCTTGCAGACGGACGGCGCGTGGTGGCCGCAAACCAAAAAGCAATTCACGTGAAGTAAGTCCACGGTCATAGAGAATACCTCCGGGCGGTCCCCACGTCCGGGTCTGTTGGGGAAATTCAGCTGCTAGCCGAAACTCCTCCCGTATGCAACTcacacatgcacatgcacgtCCATACCACGCGTACACGCAGGTGCGTCTTGAAGGGTgttccctctcgcctcgcggttGCGACAGAGCTCTTCGGGCCCCAGCACCGGTCAAAATTCCCTGCGCCCGCTCTTCTGACAAAAAACGTGCTCTGAGTTGCCTCCGGCGAACCCAGAGAGAGCCTTTGTTCGTCTTCAAAAGacgctctccctcgcccgTCGATGCTTCAGAATCAAAAAGTTCTCAACGTGCTTCAGTTGGTCAGAGCTGCGGTTGGGGCATGGTCCACAGCGCCTTGCGTTTCCTCGGCCTGAGACGCGagaaacagacacacagcAGCGCCCGCAAACACACCAACCCGGTGCgacaggcgaagagacagacaaTCGAGCCAATCTCACGTGAGGTGGTGCAGGTCTTCGAAAAGCTTTCTACAAACACTTGCGCGtgtcctcgctgctgctctgATCGAGCCACGCTGTCTGCCAATGAAGACCGAGGCGACATGGCGCCTGGAACCTGTATTATGTGGCCACGAGCGCCACCAGACTGCCCCAGCCTCTCCCCGActcgagaagaagacacaCCTGGAAGAATACGCAGAAAGCCCAAAAAGGCCGACTTCCCGCACTTGGGAGACGACCCTCACTGTTGATGCACACACTCGCGAAAGAACAGAAGCAGCTAGTGCGCAAAGAGGCTAGACAACACGACTTGCTGGCTCTGAGGAAGGACGCGAATATCAAGGCAATCACGATCTCCACACTTACCGCGTTTTTCTTACAGATGTACACGTAGTGAACGTTGTCTTTCTCGTCAATCGGCGCTGGACATACAGCCGCACACGTGGGAACACTGTCGAGTGGAGAGGCACGTTGAATCGATACCCGTGTGCGCCCTCAGGGAACTCGAAAAGGCAGATGTACATTACGTATTGATATTTTGAAGGAAACAgtggggagggggagggggggggggggtatGAATCTTCTTTCGTACCCGTGCTCCCCCAAGCACGCCGAGCGGCTTCATTCCAAGTGCCCGCATGTGGCTATAATCGCTCGGCACTGCAGGAGAGTCGCAACGGAAACCAAACGTTTTATGTAGACCTTGCCACTCTCGCAGCCTGCGCTGCTCCTTGACAGACTTCCCGCCCTACCTTGCACGTTGAGACTCGGCTTCTGGATAGTCTTCATCGTGACCGTCCAGTTGTATTCGTCCCTCTGCAAGTGCGAGAGGCGAAAGTTCGGTTGGCCGTAAGACACAACAATATACACACCACCAGGCCTGTTCgcaaagagaggaaaaatCAAGGTGAGGCCGCCTGGGATCACAGCTGCCACTGCGGCGAGTCGTCATCCTACGCACCTTTGGCCGACAGCTGCGCCTTCCCTCTGGACCACGCCAAACGAGCTGGAGCACGCATCCTTGCCAAATCGCAAGCTAAATTCGAGACGAAGCAGCTCGTCCTGACGGAAGCCTTCGGCCATAGCACTGCGAAAGCCCAAGTGTACGTACAACCCAACTATGTACAAGggcctctctccccccttccccccccccctcgcagGAGGAGTGAGAGGATGTGCGTGCATGTTGCACGCAACTGCTTGTTTTTCACTTACACTAGAACGCGGCTGACTTCCCGCAGCATCTTGGCGACGTTGTCGAACGAATTGTCCCCACACTGAAAAAGCAAAGGTGGCAGAAAGAAGGCGTCACAAATATTAACGAAAAGGCCCTCCCGATCCTCGCATCTATAGCGGAGGGACTGCCGATGGCGCAACGACAGCTCGGATTACACACAGAAGAGGTGTTCTTGACCGCCTCATTGTCTCCCCTGTACACCGCACCCACTGGCACTGAGTAACGGAAGGGAATACGGCAATAAGGCCGCTGTTTCCTCGCGGAAGGCACACCTGCGGGCCAAAGGAAAGCGCGGACTTACGAGCACACAGTCCATGGTGCCCTTGTCGAAGACGAGATTGAACTCGTGGTTTCCCAGCTGACTCATGTCCAACGCGTTCATCTGCAGGACTGGCAATCGAAGATACATTCAAGCGCGTAAACCTCATTCAAAAAACGCAGGGATCCACCCCCTGCACAATACCTCGCTCGAACTCAAGGCACGCACTTTTCAGCACCAACGATACGGCGAGGCCATGCGATCGTCTACGCTTCCATAGGTTATGCGCACAGAGACGACAGATGAGCTTTCCGCGCTTCCCGTCTTGACTAGCATAACGCTGCGGCAATACGGTGTGACGGGAACCGCCAGAAAGTTGATCCAAGAAAGAGCGCCTGCATCCTCTCCGTGCGTGTTCCCGCGCCTCGGCTCTCTCAAAgctgcggtgtacgtacacgtCATTTCCTCCTTGTCCGCGCATCTCCGCTGCATGTTGGTGATGCAGACGCTCGAGTAGTCAACATTGACGATGCTCTTGTACCCTTCTGCGTACATCTCTTCGCTGACTCCTGAGACGAACACCCATTCACAGCTTCTCTTCCCTCGTAGGCCGGCGCGTCGTGGCTTCTGCGGCTTTGAGACCACGCAACGACGTCGAGGGACATAGGTTCCAAAAACGAAAGAAGTCTCGCGAAGTGAGCTCGCGGTGCGGCGGTAGTTGCGAAAGCAAAGCACGCTCCAGACAAGCTGGCTCTCTGGGGCAAAGGGCAGAGCCGAACACGCGGAAACGGATTTGTCAATACGAATCTACACAGTACGACTCAAACACACGCAGACTCGCTTTTGTTTCAAGCATTTCCATGTACAGTCGACGTACGCGAAGTGCCGCAGCCCAGAACGAGGATCTTCCATGACGGCTCGATGCCAACCTCCAGAAAAATCGGCTTCAGCCCCGCGTATCTCTGAAACCAGTCGAAGGGCTCCGCATCCCTACAAAAACAAAGAAGACAAACACACTCGTACACACGCCGCATATATGGTTAGACCAAAACGCATAAAGCCACCAACATAAAGACAGACACCACTACATATccagacatatatatatatatatatctaacTGCAGAATCTCGACTAAAATAAATGCGACACATAGATCGATCCAGATAACCTACGGGTGAGCCTGCAGACCTGCGTAGAGACGTAGAGACACTTTTGAACCGAGGCTCAACTGAAGGCTTTCGCAGTTGCTTTTTGCTCCAGAAACACCACCCCGAATACTCCTTCACAGCGGCGCGCACCCCACGAGGTAAAAGATATCCGCGACGTATGGCGCACACCCGAGCCTCACCTCCTGTACCGCTCGTCCCAGTAATCCACCTTGCCGTACTGTAGACGAAAAGACAAACAGCACCACGGAAAAGAGAAAGCTCTAAAACTCGCCCGCCAGTTATGCCCGAACAGTCATCGCCAGCGTTGAGACCATTCACACCAACAAACTCATTTACACATatacagatacatacatTTTTTTTCTGAACCTGAGTACACATTCGGACCCGTCACTGCGCTGCTTGTGTCAACCGTTAGGTCTACACGCATGTGTAGGGGTCCGAAGGGTGCTCTGAGGCGCAAATGGACAGTCCGGTGTGGGTCGCAcgtccgcagacgcgcagggaAACGGAATTCTGGAGATGAGTGACACACGGCTCGTGCGTGGGCAGGCCTGCAGCTCGATGTCTTCTCCAGGCTTTAGAGCCTCCCGCTTTGAGACAACCCGGCAACAGGACTCTGAGTGGAAATCGATGCGCCAGACATACGAGTGCTTTCGTGCGTGCATGCCAAAAAGGCATTCGCGCCTCAAGCTACTGATGCGGAGCGAAAGAGGCTACGCGCGCACACAGGAATCCAACGCAGTGgcacctccccccccccccccaccccagCTAGGCAACACTTGGACGTCGATTTTCCAGAGCTCTTAAGAGgtcttccgcgtcgagcAACGCAGAACGCACGTCGTGAAACCGGAGAAATGCTTGTGGGACTTCAGGTGACAAGGCTGGGTGCCCAACGGTGGCGAGTACCGCCGCGGGGGAGCGGATTTCCATGGTCTCAATAAGTGCGAGCTTTTGGTGGGGGCATTCGCACCTGCCCAggaggagcgaggcagaggcaagAAGAGTGAACCATAAGTGCATCGAAGCCCCCAAGAAATGACGCACGTGACTCGAGAGTTGCGTGGAAAACCGGGAAATAATACACAGACCGTGCCTGCAGGCGAATGAGATCTCCAGCGCTTCAGGCGTCTTTAAATCCAGAGCTGATCTGTCACGAGCTGGGTAGCGCTTCTGCGGTTTTTCCCGCAGCGAACCGGGTTTCCGGTCATTCCGCGTGCAAGGCCATGTCTCCCTCCCTACAGGCACCAGAGGCGCAAGCCCAGAACTGCGAATTCACACTTGCGTTGACGATGTGATGGTGTCAGAGGAAAAGAGTCTCCTTACAGCCGTCATCTTCGCTACAGAAGAGAGAAATCCGCGCGCACGGCCTGGTCACCGAATGCTCAAGGGCTCTGGAAGCGCAGCCTAGTCGCCCCTGTGTCGGTCGCAAGTGAGGAAGACGGCAGCTCGCTGGCGTTGTTGCAGAGAATGCGTCCCGTCGGAAGAGAAGTCGGAGGACGTGTGACTCTCGGAAACACCtacagagacacacacggatacgcatgcgcagacggCTGGACTCGGAAAAACGTGCACACTCACGACGCTACGGACTCAGGACAAACACAGTTtcgagacggcgcgcgccggccaGCATGCCAAATGACGCTCTGAATGTAAAAAGCAACCAGCCGCAAGTCGCCGGGCACGCTTCGTAGgtggcgcagaagcgccgaAAGCCGGCGAGAAAACTAGTATAAATGGCGGCGGTAAGTGGACACCGAGCTTGCCTCCTGCGCACAGCACTCTGTATGTACACCGTGTGCTTCAGAGCGATGCTTTATAGAACAAATAGAAAATCCGAAAGAGTTACGCCAGAAATGAACTGGCAGACGGAAGGGCGACACAGCAAAGATGCTGGAGGGCGGAAAGACGCACGCGCTTGTCTTCTTTCCCGGTCGGGGAACCAGCAGACTGGCGCGGAACGTTCCTGGGAATGCTGAAGATACGCATTCTGGCGAGTTTCTGTGTCTTTGCATCTCTGGCTTACCGTGCACGACACTTAAGCACCGTCTGGCGCGTCCATTTCACACCTTCGTGCCAGAGATGCACATGCCGGTCTACACGCGTGGCGAATCATGCGCACACCTGGGGGCAGTGCACACTCCAAAAAGAGTAGTTGTCCACGCGTACCACCAAAAAAAGCTTGGGAAACTCACTGAAAAAACACGTTGACGATAGCGGTGGACCACCAATATCTTCTCCGTGCCCCGAGATGCAAGAGAAGCAGGAGCAGGAAGATGGCAGAGAAACCACGGGAGAAGGCGAGTGAAAAGACACTTGAGCGCGGTGCACCCCGCGCGCTTTCATACGATGGACGACGGATAGATGGTGGTGTGCCAATCGACGGACGGCCAAACTGAAGGGAAGAGCT
Above is a window of Besnoitia besnoiti strain Bb-Ger1 chromosome Unknown contig00007, whole genome shotgun sequence DNA encoding:
- a CDS encoding putative methyltransferase (encoded by transcript BESB_071580), with translation MEIRSPAAVLATVGHPALSPEVPQAFLRFHDYGKVDYWDERYRRDAEPFDWFQRYAGLKPIFLEVGIEPSWKILVLGCGTSRVSEEMYAEGYKSIVNVDYSSVCITNMQRRCADKEEMTFLQMNALDMSQLGNHEFNLVFDKGTMDCVLCGDNSFDNVAKMLREVSRVLVPGGVYIVVSYGQPNFRLSHLQRDEYNWTVTMKTIQKPSLNVQAPIDEKDNVHYVYICKKNAAEETQGAVDHAPTAALTN
- a CDS encoding small nuclease (encoded by transcript BESB_071570), with the protein product MERESVSGALPAPSGFMTVPGDEADRVAPLRTQVTVTEDTSELEDPIVWIDCEMTGLDLETDQIIEIAVVVTDGQCRRRVAGPNLIIHASDELLDGMDEWCRKTHGRSGLTEACRKSALTVAEAEDLILTFVQKHVPTTRIAPLGGNSVHVDRQFLLKQMPRLVAHLSYRIIDVSTLKELAMRWKPELPLFKKSTNHRALEDIHGSIDELLYYRQRLIRHSE
- a CDS encoding uncharacterized protein (encoded by transcript BESB_071560) encodes the protein MYRLPVAAPLGVYGAPGVPVPYSPAPYGAPAAAAHPGAYPPGTALEAWGGDLLLRHIHALEPTVAATADAMCGAEAGGRIPLLESRARTASEAHRRLGPPVCRPRRKTRSSWVA